In Kangiella koreensis DSM 16069, the DNA window GCATGGTGTTTTGTAGCTCGCGACGAAGCTCAACCGGATCTTCACCCTCGTTAGAATCATTCCAACGCGTATAACGATTAAGCGCGCGCTCAGCATCGGTGTCATTAAAGTCAGCGAACTGCAAGCCTTCACGTAGTGACTCTTCAAGGTGTAAGCCTGCTGCACGACCAAATACCACCAGGTCAAGCAATGAGTTACCACCCAAGCGGTTAGCACCGTGTACCGATACACAGGCAACCTCACCGACTGCATAAAAGCCTTTAACGATTTTTTCGCTACCGTCTGGAGTGCGGTCGATTACCTGACCATATTTATTGGTTGGAATACCACCCATCATATAGTGACAGGTTGGAACCACAGGAATTGGGTCTTTGGTTGGATCAACGTGTGCAAAGATTTTGGCTAGCTCGCTGATGCCTGGTAAACGAGTATTAAGAACTTCTTCACCAAGATGATCGAGTTTCAAGAATACATGGTCGCCATTAGCGCCAGCACCACGTCCGGCTAAAATTTCTTTCATCATTGAGCGAGCAACTACGTCACGTGACGCCAGGTCTTTCGCGTTTGGCGCATAACGCTCCATAAAGCGCTCGCCATCTTTATTGATCAGGTAACCACCTTCACCACGGCAACCTTCTGTAACCAGAACACCTGCACCGGCAATACCAGTTGGGTGGAACTGCCACATTTCAATGTCTTGTACCGGCAAGCCAGCACGCAATGCCATACCAACACCATCACCAGTATTGATCAAAGCATTAGTGGTTGATGCATAAATGCGACCGGAACCACCTGTTGCAAAGACTGTAGCGCGCGATTTAAACAAAGCAATTTCGCCGGTTTCGATGCACATTGCTGTAACACCGCACACATCACCGTCTTCATTACGTACCAAGTCCATTGCATACCACTCGTTAAAGAACTGAGTGTTAGCTTTTAAGTTGGCTTGATATAAGGTGTGTAATAGTGCGTGACCAGTACGGTCAGCAGCAGCAGCGGTACGAGCAGCCTGCTCACCACCAAACTCTTTGGATTGGCCACCGAAAGGACGTTGGTAAATTTTACCGTTATCCAGACGCGAGAAAGGCAAGCCCATGTGCTCCAGTTCATAAACCGCAGCTGGGCCATTTTCACACATATACTCGATAGCATCCTGGTCACCAATATAGTCCGAACCTTTAACGGTATCGAACATGTGCCAGCGCCAGTCGTCAGGGTGCGTATTGCCTAATGCAACGGTAATACCACCTTGAGCAGATACTGTGTGCGAACGAGTTGGAAATACTTTTGAAATCAATGCGACTTTTTGGCCACTTTGTGCCAATTGCAGCGATGCACGCATACCTGCGCCACCGCCACCAACGATTACCGCATCAAAGGTATAGGTTGGAATCGAGGAGATTGGGTTAGACATGCTTTATAGGCTCCACAAAATCTGAATGCCCCACACCAACAGTGTAAGACAGATAAGAATGACTAATACTTGGAAGATGAAACGAATTGCCAATTTAGGCATATAGTCAGTGGACACAATCCACAAACCAATCCAAGCATGTCCAATGACTGACAAGAGTGCCAGTAAAGAGAATACTTTCATAAAGGTCGATGCAAACAACTCTTGCCATACCGGGAACGTCAGTTCAGGAGTTGTGCACAAGAAATAACCCAGGTAAATCACATAAGCCAGCATAACGAGAGCTGATACTCGCTGGATAATCCAGTCATGTAAGCCTGAGCGACCTAGACTTGTTGATGCTGTTACTAAGCCCATACCCACACTCCTAATACCGCTGCAGCAACTGCAGAAAGAATAATGACCAACCAGGCACCACGACGACCGCCTTCAAGCGACTCACCAATATCCATATCCATCAGCAAATGACGAACACCTGCAATGACATGGTAGGCAACAGCAGTGGTAATGGCCCAAAGAATGAATTGCCATAAGAATGACTCTGCAAACATAGTTTGCAATTCACTAAAACCGGCTGGAGTTAAGGATTTTTGTAGCATCCATAAAAGGATAGGTACAGCGAAGAATAATATAACGCCTGTAATACGGTGCAAAATTGAGGAAATTGCAGGTACAGGGAATCTTATCGTAGCAAGATTCAGGTTTGTTGGTCTCTTTTGATTCACGACGTATCTTATCTATGTTTGCCCAGGTCGCCAGGGCGTGAGAGTCTCTGTGTCCCGTCTTGCTTCATTGCGTGAAATGCGACCGAAAAGTACGCTGCAGACAGGAACCCCGTAGTGATACAAAGTTTCGGAGGCAAATTATATAAGTGCTTGTCGGTGATTACAATTAATTAACCCAATAGATTTTCTATATATGCCAAAATCTTATTGATCATCATCAAGTGTCACAAAAATATCTCATGTAAAATGTGACAAAATTTTGTAGAATGCACCACCTGATTGAGATTAAACTCGATTATTTGAGTAAAAAGTAAGCAATTTATAGTCCAAAGGAGACTTTATGTCGCAACAAACAGCTAAACTTAGCTTACCCAATGGCGAAGAATTGGATTTGACCGTACTTTCCCCTACTTTGGGTAAAGACGTTATCGACGTACGAGCGTTAGGCAAAGCTGGCTACTTCACTTATGACCCTGGTTACGTATCAACAGGCGCCTGTGAATCTAAAATTACCTTCATTGATGGTGAGAAAGGTCAGTTACTTTACCGTGGCTACCCTATTGAGCAGCTTGCCGAGCAGTCGAACTTTGAAGAAGTTGCTTACCTGCTATTAAATGGCGAATTGCCTAGCAAAGAAGAATTTGAAAATTTTGTAGCAAAAATTAATAACCACACCATGGTTCATCAACAGATGATGAACTTCTTTAACGGTTTCCGTCGTGATGCTCACCCAATGGCGATCATGGTGTCCGTAGTAGGCGCACTATCGGCTTTCTATCACGATTCGTTGGATATTAATAACCCAGAACACCGCGATATCAGCGCCTTACGCTTAATTGCAAAAGTGCCCACTATTGCCGCTATGTGCTATCGCTACAGCGTTGGTCATCCATTCGTTTATCCTGACAATGACATGAGCCTGGCTGAGAACTTCTTGAATATGATGTTCAGCATGCCAACCAACGACTGGAAACCTGATCCAGTATTGGTAAAGGCCATGGATCGCATCTTTATCCTACACGCTGATCATGAACAAAATGCATCAACGTCAACGGTTCGTTTGGCTGGCTCTTCTGGTGCTAACCCATTCGCAGCTATCGCATCAGGTATCGCCTGCTTGTGGGGTCCTGCGCACGGTGGTGCTAACGAAGCCTGCTTAAACATGCTACGTGAAATTGGTGACGTCAGCCGAATTCCTGAATTTATTGAACGAGCGAAAGACAAAAATGATCCATTCCGTCTGATGGGCTTTGGTCACCGTGTTTATAAGAACTTTGACCCACGCGCTAAAGTCATGCGTGAAAGTGCGCACGAAGTTCTGGACTTATTAGGCAAGCACGATGATCCAATCTTCAAAATTGCACTTGAGCTTGAAAAAATCGCGCTTGAAGATCCATACTTCATCGAGAAGAAGTTATACCCGAATGTAGACTTCTACTCAGGAGTCATTCTGGATGCGATGGGTATCCCAACCAATATGTTCACGGTGATTTTCGCCTTGGCACGTACTGTGGGCTGGGTATCTCAGTGGCACGAAATGATTGGTGAAGATGATCGCCGCATTGGCCGCCCTCGTCAGTTGTACACCGGCGCAACTGAGCGTGACTATGTTGATCTTAATAAACGCTGATCTTAATAAACATTAATATCAATAAAAGCAGCTCGCACCAGTGAGACTGGCCTACTTTGAAAAATTATTGCTGACAATATTTTTTTCAAAGGTCTATAATTTAAAGGAGCACTTCAGGTGCTCCTTTTTATTTATCTGAATATTATTTCTGACTGTTGAAATAACCATAAACAAAAACTAGACAGTCGATGACAAAACAAATGGTGGACCATGCAAAAAAATACTAAACCCTGTTACTATCCTGAGTACCTTCAGCTTAATAAACTGTTAGATGCCCAGCACCCTGAGAGCACAAAGTATGGTGCCGAGGCGCATGATGAAACTTTATTTATTATTGTGCATCAGGCATATGAATTGTGGTTCAAACAAGTGCTGCATGAAATCCACTCAATTCTACCAGTGCTTTCTCAAAGCCATGTCGATGAAAGCAACATAAGCACCGTGAATTTACGACTAGAGCGTATTCATCGAATTCAAGATGTGTTGGTGGACCAAATTGATATTCTCGAAACTATGACCCCGCTCGATTTCCTTGATTTCAGAGACTATTTAATTCCAGCTTCCGGTTTTCAGAGCATTCAATTCAAAGAGATTGAAATTCTGTTGGGACTCAAATCCGAATACCGTATTAACTTCGACAAAAAGTCTTTCTACAGCCGCTTAAATGAAAAGGATCGTAATTACCTGATGGACCTTGAGGAAAAACCGTCACTGTTTGATGCGGTTGAAAAATGGCTGGAACGTATGCCATTTCTTGAGTTTGGTGATTTCAAATTCTGGAATATTTTTAAAGACGCCGTCGAAACCATGCTCGCTCACGACGAAAAAGTGCTCAAAGACGCCGATTACTTGAGCGATGCTGAGAAGACGTTCCAGCTAAATGATCTTGAAAATACTCACGCTACATTTGATGCGTTATTTGACAAAGAAAAATACGATGAGCTGAAAACCCAGGGCCGTTTCCGCATGAGCCAGGAAGCGACGTTAAGCGCTCTTTTTATTAATTTATACCGCGAGCAACCGATGCTCAATGGCCCCTTCCGCCTACTGCAAAGCCTGGTTGAAATTGATGAGAAATTCACCACCTGGCGCTACCGCCATACCACTATGGTATTGCGTATGATTGGCTCTAAGATTGGTACCGGCGGCTCAGCAGGACACGATTACCTACGCCAAACCACTCAAAACAACCGCTTCTTCCGCGACTTATTTAACCTGACCACATTCCTGATCCCACGCTCGGCGCTTCCAAAACTGCCAGATGAAGTGATTAAGGCAATGAATTTTTAGGGGTTATAAAAGCTTAAAGGTAAAAAAGCAAAGCTCAGGCTTTGCTTTTTTCGTTAAGGCTTAATTATTTCGCAAACAACTGGCTTAAATCATTAAAAGCTTTAAACTCCAGCGCATTACCGGATGGGTCATAAAAGAACATGGTCGCCTGCTCGCCAGGCTGTCCTTTGAAGCGAATATAAGGCTTTATGGCAAACTTGGTGCTCTGCTCTTTTAAGCGGTCAGCTAAGTCCTGCCAAGTAGTCATCTCTAAGACTACGCCAAAATGAGGCACCGGCAAGGCATGACCATCGACCTGATTATTGGCTTTATCATGATCAACCCGCATAGCTTCATCAAGATGCACCACCAGCTGATGGCCATAACAGTCATAATCAATCCAATGATCACTGGAGCGGCCTTCGGCAAAGCCTAATACCTGGCCATAAAAGTGACGTGCTTGCTCTAAATCATGCACTGGAATCGCTAGATGAAAAGGACGAATGCTCATGTCGGAACCTACTGTGGGAATTGTGTCTGCTTAGTAAAGGTATTTAATAATAAGGTCAAGCCATCGGCATCTTGCTGATCAAAGCGATTAGTGATGGGGCTATCGATATCCAGCACGCCTTTTAACTGACCATTAATTACCACAGGTATCACAACTTCGCTTTGCGAGGCGGCATCACAGGCAATATGCCCCTCAAACTTATGAACATCTTCAACCAGTTGAGTTTCAAGAGTTGCCGCAGCCGCCCCACAGACACCACGCCCATACGGGATATGGACACAAGCGACTTTGCCCTGATAAGGGCCAAGAATCAGGCTATCAGCTTTTTCAGGGTTGACCAGATAAAAGCCAGACCAGTTCAGGTCAGGTAACATCTGGAAGATGAAGGCCGACATTTGCGCCATATTGGTAATCCAGTTGCTGTCTTCTGCTAACAGGGCGTCGAGCTGAAGCGCTAACTGGCGATAATACTCAGGCTTATCATTCTGGTACTCTTGAATTTGTGATTCGTCTAGTTGAAACATGGTATTTTCGGGAAATGTGCAATAGCGGCAAGATAGCTGACAGCCCCAACAATTACAAGCCTTAGATGGTAACTGAGTATTACCACATCTTGTGCTTATGTATTAAGATTATCACTAGCCAATGACAGCTTCTCACGGTAACATACTGCGTTTGTTTTTTCGTGAGTTTTGCGGGAGAGATCGTGTCCATTTCAAACAAAAACCAAAGAAGTCCTACTTCCTCGCCATGCATCGGCGTCTGTAGCACTGTCTTGGGCGATGAAGTGTGCCGCGGCTGTGGCCGAACTTTCGACGAAGTCTTAAACTGGCATACTTTTACGGATGACCAGAAAAAAGCGGTTAACCTTCGCCTGAAACTCGAAGGTAAACAGAAGTTTTAATAGCAAAACAAATACATACCCTTATCCTAATTTTTAGAAGGTAAATCGGAGCCTAATTATCATGTTAGTATCTATTGTCGACGCCCTAGCGGGCAAACCTGGCGAAGGTGAGCAAGTCACCGTTCAAGGCTGGGTACGTACTCGTCGTGATTCAAAAGCCGGACTATCGTTCGTCAATATCCACGATGGTAGCTGCTTTAATCCTATTCAGGCAGTAGTCGATAATAATGTGGCTAATTATGAATCCGAAGTGATTAAAGTAACCGCCGGCTGCTCTATTCGAGTAACCGGGAAGTTGGTCGAATCGCAAGGTAAAGGTCAGTCTTATGAAATTCAGGCCAGTGAAGTCGAAGTGCTAGGCTGGGTTGATGATCCTGACACCTACCCTATCCAGCCAAAACCGCATTCTGTTGAATTCTTACGTGATAATGCACACTTGCGTCCACGTACCAACTTAATTGGTGCAGTCACGCGAGTTCGTAACTGCCTGGCGCAGGCTGTTCACCGCTTCATGCATGAACAGGGTTACTTTTGGATTCACACACCAATCATCACTGCTTCGGATGCCGAAGGTGCCGGAGAAATGTTCCGTGTCAGTACACTGGATATGACAAACCTGCCAAAGACTGACAAAGGCGATATCGACTACAGCAAAGACTTTTTCGGTAAAGAATCCTTTTTAACGGTATCGGGTCAGTTGAATGTTGAATCTTACTGTATGGCAATGTCCAAGGTTTACACATTCGGACCGACTTTCCGTGCTGAAAACTCCAACACCAGCCGTCACTTAGCTGAATTCTGGATGGTTGAGCCTGAAATTGCTTTCGCCAACTTATCGGATAACGCTGATTTGGCCGAAGCTATGATGAAGTATATCTTCAAAGCAGTTCTAGACGAATGTGCTGATGATATGGCCTTCTTCCAGCAACGCGTTGATAAGGACTGTATCAACCGTCTTGAAAACGTCATCAACCACAACTTCGAACGCATGGACTACACCGATGTGATTGATGTACTGAAAAAAGCAGACAAGAAATTCGACTATCCAGTTGAATGGGGCATCGACCTGCAATCAGAGCATGAGCGCTACATTGCGGAAGAGTATGTTGGTCGCCCGACCGTAGTGATGAACTACCCAAAAGACATTAAAGCCTTCTATATGCGTTTGAACGACGATGGCAAAACCGTCGCGGCGATGGATGTTTTAGCGCCGGGCATTGGTGAAATCATCGGCGGTGCACAACGTGAAGAACGCCTGGACGTGCTCGATAAGCGTATTGAAGAAATGGGCTTACCAGCTGAAGATTACTGGTGGTATCGCGACCTGCGTCGTTACGGCACAGTACCACACGCTGGTTTTGGCTTAGGTTTTGATCGCTGCGTGTCTTATGTTACTGGCGTACAAAATATCCGCGATGTGATTCCATTCCCTCGTGTGCCTAACAATGTGAAATTCTAATTTCTTAAAGTTGCACAAAAATGATTAAGGCCACAAACGTGGCCTTTTTTATTGCATTGAGCTAGTATGAAGTCAGTACACAGTCAACGGATACAGTGATGTCAAAAAAGAATTACACCAGTGAAATCACAGACTTTTTGCAAGAGCTTGATGAGACCATTAAACCTGACTCACCCTCTCGTAGAGCTGAAAAAGCGAAGTATGATGAGATCAACGAAAAACGTGATAACCCTGACTACAAAGATAAAAAATCAAAGCTGTGGGAAGAATTTTAACCCTTCCCTTTTCCTCTCTCTCGCTCTATATCTAATCTAATTAAACCCAGCTCACAAAGTCGTCGACTTCAGGGATTGGCTTTGCTTTAAGCTCCATGTCTGGAGTCCCTATATAAATAAAACCAACGATGGTGTCATTGTGGTCCAAACCTAATAAAGGCTTAAGGTGCTCATTAAAAGCCAATGGACCCGTTCGCCAATAGGCGCCATAGCCCAAGCTATCAAGTCCAAGGATTAAATTCTGTACGCCCGCACCAGTAGACAGGACTTCCTCAATATGGGGAACTTTCTCATGCCCTCGTGCTTTAGCCACAGCGACTATTACCATCGGGGCTCTATGCGGTAATGACAGAGAACGCTCCTGCTTTTCTGGTTCCATTGCAGGATCTTCAGAAACACAGGCCAGGCGGTATTTTTCACCTAGCTCACTCAACGCTTTCTCACCCTCAAACACAATATACTGCCAAGGCATTAAGCGCTTGTGATCAGGAGCCCTTAACGCAGCCTTGAAGACCTGATTCATTTCTTCTTTTGTTGGAGCTGGTGCTTTTAAGCGACCACAAGAAACACGATTAATTAAAGTGTCTAACATAGTATTATCTCAAAGAGTTATAACTTAAATTGCAAGCGACTATAGCATAAATTGATTGTTCTAAAATGAATAACATTTTGCAGTTTTCTGACTCCATACAAACACGAAAACCTCGCTCCTAAGCCACCTAAGTGCTAAGTAAGGCAATTATATGAAGCTTGCTCTGCCACTGGCGTAACCGCATTTATCATTTGATTTTCAATCAATTGTTCCGTATTTTAAATCCTGGACATTAAAACAAAACACAGTAAATGGGGATATTATTATGAAAAACTTAGGTTCATTCATTGCTTTATTGGGGATTGCATCAATCGCTTTATTCTTCTTCGACTATGAATTAAAAATACTTGGCTGGATTAACAATTGGGGTGAAAACATCGCATGGACAATCCGTGGAGGCTTAGTCGTAGTTGGTGCACTATTATTCCTTATGGCACCTTCAGAGAAAGATTCAGAAGAAGCTGCTTAAGTTAGCTGTAACCGTTCTAAAAGCCCGACCATGTGTCGGGCTTTTTTAATTCGGATATAAAAAAACCAGCCACAAGGTATCAGGTCAATATAGTACTCGTTTGCCGGGGAGGCCGAAAATTGAATCTGACTGACAAGGATGTCAGGAATGCCGAAAATGCAGGGAGCAATGATACCCGTAGGGGAGTACTCAGCACATCTGACTAACATGGACGTTAGAAATGTCGATAATGCAGGAGCATTTATCGACCTGTGCTTCGCCCTTCGGGCCAGCGTCGCTGCGCTCCGCTGTTAAAATTTCTGACCTCCATGGATGGAGGAAATGCAGAGGTTTGTCGGGAACAAATCCTGCCCGACAAATTTTTCGAACCCTGACAGGGGTTCTCGTCCACCGACAGAAATCAGATATA includes these proteins:
- the asnS gene encoding asparagine--tRNA ligase, whose amino-acid sequence is MLVSIVDALAGKPGEGEQVTVQGWVRTRRDSKAGLSFVNIHDGSCFNPIQAVVDNNVANYESEVIKVTAGCSIRVTGKLVESQGKGQSYEIQASEVEVLGWVDDPDTYPIQPKPHSVEFLRDNAHLRPRTNLIGAVTRVRNCLAQAVHRFMHEQGYFWIHTPIITASDAEGAGEMFRVSTLDMTNLPKTDKGDIDYSKDFFGKESFLTVSGQLNVESYCMAMSKVYTFGPTFRAENSNTSRHLAEFWMVEPEIAFANLSDNADLAEAMMKYIFKAVLDECADDMAFFQQRVDKDCINRLENVINHNFERMDYTDVIDVLKKADKKFDYPVEWGIDLQSEHERYIAEEYVGRPTVVMNYPKDIKAFYMRLNDDGKTVAAMDVLAPGIGEIIGGAQREERLDVLDKRIEEMGLPAEDYWWYRDLRRYGTVPHAGFGLGFDRCVSYVTGVQNIRDVIPFPRVPNNVKF
- a CDS encoding nitroreductase family protein is translated as MLDTLINRVSCGRLKAPAPTKEEMNQVFKAALRAPDHKRLMPWQYIVFEGEKALSELGEKYRLACVSEDPAMEPEKQERSLSLPHRAPMVIVAVAKARGHEKVPHIEEVLSTGAGVQNLILGLDSLGYGAYWRTGPLAFNEHLKPLLGLDHNDTIVGFIYIGTPDMELKAKPIPEVDDFVSWV
- the sdhD gene encoding succinate dehydrogenase, hydrophobic membrane anchor protein, with product MGLVTASTSLGRSGLHDWIIQRVSALVMLAYVIYLGYFLCTTPELTFPVWQELFASTFMKVFSLLALLSVIGHAWIGLWIVSTDYMPKLAIRFIFQVLVILICLTLLVWGIQILWSL
- the sdhA gene encoding succinate dehydrogenase flavoprotein subunit, coding for MSNPISSIPTYTFDAVIVGGGGAGMRASLQLAQSGQKVALISKVFPTRSHTVSAQGGITVALGNTHPDDWRWHMFDTVKGSDYIGDQDAIEYMCENGPAAVYELEHMGLPFSRLDNGKIYQRPFGGQSKEFGGEQAARTAAAADRTGHALLHTLYQANLKANTQFFNEWYAMDLVRNEDGDVCGVTAMCIETGEIALFKSRATVFATGGSGRIYASTTNALINTGDGVGMALRAGLPVQDIEMWQFHPTGIAGAGVLVTEGCRGEGGYLINKDGERFMERYAPNAKDLASRDVVARSMMKEILAGRGAGANGDHVFLKLDHLGEEVLNTRLPGISELAKIFAHVDPTKDPIPVVPTCHYMMGGIPTNKYGQVIDRTPDGSEKIVKGFYAVGEVACVSVHGANRLGGNSLLDLVVFGRAAGLHLEESLREGLQFADFNDTDAERALNRYTRWNDSNEGEDPVELRRELQNTMQNHFGVFRTGDLMKEGLDKVKQLRERMKNARLKDKSKAFNTERVECLELENLMEVAYATAKAAEFRTESRGAHSREDFPDRDDENWLVHSVYYPATEEMGKRDVNMSPTKIEAFPPKARTY
- a CDS encoding GAF domain-containing protein; translated protein: MFQLDESQIQEYQNDKPEYYRQLALQLDALLAEDSNWITNMAQMSAFIFQMLPDLNWSGFYLVNPEKADSLILGPYQGKVACVHIPYGRGVCGAAAATLETQLVEDVHKFEGHIACDAASQSEVVIPVVINGQLKGVLDIDSPITNRFDQQDADGLTLLLNTFTKQTQFPQ
- the sdhC gene encoding succinate dehydrogenase, cytochrome b556 subunit, which encodes MNQKRPTNLNLATIRFPVPAISSILHRITGVILFFAVPILLWMLQKSLTPAGFSELQTMFAESFLWQFILWAITTAVAYHVIAGVRHLLMDMDIGESLEGGRRGAWLVIILSAVAAAVLGVWVWA
- a CDS encoding tryptophan 2,3-dioxygenase family protein, translated to MQKNTKPCYYPEYLQLNKLLDAQHPESTKYGAEAHDETLFIIVHQAYELWFKQVLHEIHSILPVLSQSHVDESNISTVNLRLERIHRIQDVLVDQIDILETMTPLDFLDFRDYLIPASGFQSIQFKEIEILLGLKSEYRINFDKKSFYSRLNEKDRNYLMDLEEKPSLFDAVEKWLERMPFLEFGDFKFWNIFKDAVETMLAHDEKVLKDADYLSDAEKTFQLNDLENTHATFDALFDKEKYDELKTQGRFRMSQEATLSALFINLYREQPMLNGPFRLLQSLVEIDEKFTTWRYRHTTMVLRMIGSKIGTGGSAGHDYLRQTTQNNRFFRDLFNLTTFLIPRSALPKLPDEVIKAMNF
- a CDS encoding VOC family protein, with amino-acid sequence MSIRPFHLAIPVHDLEQARHFYGQVLGFAEGRSSDHWIDYDCYGHQLVVHLDEAMRVDHDKANNQVDGHALPVPHFGVVLEMTTWQDLADRLKEQSTKFAIKPYIRFKGQPGEQATMFFYDPSGNALEFKAFNDLSQLFAK
- the gltA gene encoding citrate synthase: MSQQTAKLSLPNGEELDLTVLSPTLGKDVIDVRALGKAGYFTYDPGYVSTGACESKITFIDGEKGQLLYRGYPIEQLAEQSNFEEVAYLLLNGELPSKEEFENFVAKINNHTMVHQQMMNFFNGFRRDAHPMAIMVSVVGALSAFYHDSLDINNPEHRDISALRLIAKVPTIAAMCYRYSVGHPFVYPDNDMSLAENFLNMMFSMPTNDWKPDPVLVKAMDRIFILHADHEQNASTSTVRLAGSSGANPFAAIASGIACLWGPAHGGANEACLNMLREIGDVSRIPEFIERAKDKNDPFRLMGFGHRVYKNFDPRAKVMRESAHEVLDLLGKHDDPIFKIALELEKIALEDPYFIEKKLYPNVDFYSGVILDAMGIPTNMFTVIFALARTVGWVSQWHEMIGEDDRRIGRPRQLYTGATERDYVDLNKR
- a CDS encoding CBU_0585 family protein, which gives rise to MSKKNYTSEITDFLQELDETIKPDSPSRRAEKAKYDEINEKRDNPDYKDKKSKLWEEF
- a CDS encoding DUF1289 domain-containing protein, producing MSISNKNQRSPTSSPCIGVCSTVLGDEVCRGCGRTFDEVLNWHTFTDDQKKAVNLRLKLEGKQKF